From Diceros bicornis minor isolate mBicDic1 chromosome 17, mDicBic1.mat.cur, whole genome shotgun sequence, the proteins below share one genomic window:
- the TMBIM6 gene encoding bax inhibitor 1, which produces MNIFDRKINFDALLKFSHITPSTQQHLKKVYASFALCMFVAAAGSYVHVVTRFIQAGLLSALGSLGLMIWLMATPHSHETEQKRLGLLAGFAFLTGVGLGPALELCIAINPSILPTAFMGTAMIFTCFTLSALYARRRSYLFLGGILMSAMSLMLLSSLGNLFFGSIWLFQANLYVGLVVMCGFVLFDTQLIIEKAENGDKDYIWHCVDLFLDFVTLFRKLMMILAMNEKDKKKEKK; this is translated from the exons ATGAACATATTTGATCGGAAGATCAACTTTGatgctcttttaaaattttcccacAT AACCCCGTCGACACAGCAGCATCTGAAGAAGGTGTATGCCAGTTTTGCCCTCTGTATGTTTGTGGCGGCTGCGGGGTCCTATGTCCATGTGGTCACTCGTTTCATTCAG GCTGGCCTGCTCTCTGCCTTGGGCTCCCTGGGGTTGATGATTTGGCTGATGGCAACACCTCATAGCCATGAAACTGAGCAAAAAAGACTGGGACTTCTTGCTGGGTTTGCTTTCCTTACAG gagttggcctgGGTCCTGCTCTGGAGTTGTGCATTGCCATCAACCCCAG catCCTTCCCACTGCCTTCATGGGCACAGCGATGATCTTCACCTGCTTTACCCTGAGTGCACTCTATGCCAGGCGCCGTAGCTACCTCTTTCTGGGAG GTATCTTGATGTCAGCCATGAGCCTGATGCTCTTGTCTTCCCTGGGGAACCTTTTCTTCGGATCTATTTGGCTTTTCCAG GCAAACCTGTATGTGGGGCTGGTGGTCATGTGTGGCTTTGTCCTTTTTGATACTCAACTCATTATTGAAAAAGCTGAAAATGGAGATAAGGATTATATCTG GCACTGCGTTGACCTCTTCTTAGATTTTGTTACTCTCTTCAGAAAACTCATGATGATCCTGGCTATGAATGAGAAG gataagaagaaagagaagaagtga